Genomic window (Romboutsia lituseburensis):
TAATAATGCATTAGGTCTAGTGATAAAAAAAGATACAACTAAAGAAAAAGAAAAAATAATGGATATGTTAGAAAATAAGGAAATAAGCTCTGAAGAGGCTGTTAATCTTTTAAAGAAATTATAAATTTAAATATAAAGGAGAGTTTAAGATGGAAGATAAAAAGAGAATCTTAAAGATGGTTGAAGAGGGAAAAATAACTGCTGAGGAGGCCATCGGGTTATTAGATGTATTAGATACTAACAAAAAGTGTGAAGTTGTTGTTAAGGATGAAAAATTTGAAAATGATGATTTCTTTGATATAAAAAATGATGGCAATAGAGGAAAAATGTTATTCGTAAGAGTAAAAAGCCAAGAT
Coding sequences:
- a CDS encoding SHOCT-like domain-containing protein, translating into MEDKKRILKMVEEGKITAEEAIGLLDVLDTNKKCEVVVKDEKFENDDFFDIKNDGNRGKMLFVRVKSQDGSTVKINIPLEFIKIMGGIGSMYSDQLEKHNIDIAKLMDAIDNGFVGRIVEVEDGKDKVIVEIQ